TTCCAATCTTGCCTTGGCAAGTAATGGACGCACATCAGTTCTATAGGCTCCTTGAAGAATTTCTTGGCATTTTACTACATCGTTGTCCAACTGAGCAGCTTTCAATTCAGATTGATCAATTAAAAGCGCTTTGGCATAGGCCTCTTGAATCGCTTCTAAAGACTGGATTAAATCCTCAAGCGGGTCTTTTATATTGTGGCTGGCATCAATCATCCAAGCTAAATCTGGGTTGTTAGGATTGTTTTCCATTCCATAAACCAACTCGTTAAAAATAAGGAATAGGGCATAAGGTTTAATGCTTCCAACGGTTAAATCGTCATCACCGTATTTGCTATCATTAAAATGGAAACCGCCTAATTTACCTTTTAATTGCAAAATAGAAACAATTTGTTCAATATTTGAATTTGGCAGGTGGTGTCCCAAATCAACTAAAGTATAGGCTTTATCGCCACAGCCATTGGCCAACATTAATGAAGCCCCCCAATCTTGAATTACCGTACTGTAAAAGTTTGGTTCATAGGGCTTGTATTCTACTAACATTTTCCAGTCATCTGGCAAACCTTTATAAATTTCTATTAAGCTGTCCTGTGTATTTTGAAAAGCTGTTTGAAAGTTGTTTTGCCCCGGGAAAGAAGACCCATCGGCCAACCAAACCGTTAATGCTTTTGAGCCCAGTTTGTCACCAATATTGATGACATCTAAATTATGTTGAATGGCTTGTTGCCTAACCGCTTCACTTGTATTACTTAAAGATCCAAATTTATAACTCTCTTTGGCGTTTTTTTGATCTTGAAAGGTGTTAGAGTTAACAGCATCGAATTTTATATCCAATCCGTTTGCTATATCTTTTATAGCGTAGTAATCTTCGGGAATATCCCATGGAATATGAAGCGAAACCGCACCCGCCGTTTGTGTAAGTGCATGCAAAATACCAACATCCTGAATTTTTTGTTCTAAACTAGAAGGTTCACCATAAAACGAAAAACGTCCGAACCTCGTACCTCCAGCACCCAAAGCCCAACTAGGGATAGCGACTTGAAAGTCTTTAAGTTTATTTATTATACCTTTTATATCAGCACCTTTTTTTGCTAAGTTGTTTGATAAAAAATCAAATTGTTCTTGGTGCGATTGAAGGTCTTCTTTATTGGTATCTTGTATGTGGTTTTGTTCTATTTTCATCTGATTAAATTTTTACAATAACGGATTGTTCAATATTTGTTTATTACTGATTACATTTTACAAAAAAGCCCATAAGGCCAATTGCTCGTTGAAGGTTCGTTGTTTTAAAAAAAAACTCCCATATATAAATTAATATGCTATGGAAGTTTTTTAACTAAAACTAACTCTAATAACTATCTTACGAATGCATTTGCCATTCCGCCGTCAACGTTAATAATGTTTCCGGTACTTTTATCTAAAATTCCTACTAAAGAAAATACACCATTGGCAATATCTTCTGGGTAGATAATTTCGTTTAATAAGTTTCTTTTAGCGTAGTGTGCTGGAAGTTCTTCAACGGTAATGCCATAAGCTTTGGCACGGCCTTCAGCCCAAGCACCTTCCCAAATTTTACTTCCTACAATAACACCGTCTGGGTTTACTACATTTACGCGGATTTTATCTTTTGCCAATTCAGCAGCCAATAAACGCGACATATGTTGTTGTGCAGCTTTAGCTGTACCGTACCCCACGTTGTTAGGCCCTGAAACCAATCCGTTCTTACTGGCAATACTAATAAAGTTTCCACCAAGGTTTTGCTTACGCATTACTTCTACGCCTGCTTTTGCCAATTCAAACTGACCTTTAACCAATACATCTTGAAGCAGATCCCAATCTTTTTGGGTAGTTTCTTCAATTGGTTTGGAAATGGCCAATCCGGCGCTATGTACAATAATGTCTATGCCACCAAATTCAACACAAGCTTTTTTATAAGCATTAACGATAGATTCGTAATTGGTAACGTCGCATACCACATAAGTAGAGACATCGCGCTTGTAAGTGGCGTGCGCTTCTTTTAAGCTGTCTTCATTAATATCTGTCAAAACAATATTAGCACCTTCAGCAGCCAATTTATCGGCAATAGCTTTACCAATACCGCCACCAGCTCCAGTAACTAAGGCTACTTTACGAGATAATGGTTGCTCTTTTGGCATACGTTGTAATTTGGCTTCTTCCAATAACCAATATTCAATATCAAAAGCTTCTTGTCTTGGTAAAGAAGTGTACGCTGAGATTGCTTCGGCACCACGCATTACATTGATGGCATTGATGTAAAACTCACTGGCAACACGTGTTGTTTGCTTGTTTTTGGCAAAACTGAACATACCAACACCAGGATAAATAATGATTACTGGGTTAGGGTCGCGCATTGCAGGACTGTTGTCTCTTTTGCAAGTATTATAATAATCTGCGTATTCTTGTCTGTATTGTTCAAAAGCGGGTTCTAGTTTTTTAAGAACAGCTTCAGCATCTGATAAATCTTCATTCGCATCTAAAGTTAAAACTAAAGGTTGAATTTTAGTACGTAAGAAGTGATCTGGGCAAGAGGTTCCCATTGGGGCCAATCTTTCCAAATCATTACTGTTTATGTACTCCATAACCACATCGGTATCAGAAAAGTGACCAATCATTTGGTTTTCAGAAGAACAAAGTCCTCTTAACAACGGCATTAATTGTGCAGCTTTTTCTAAACGCTCTTCTTTTGGTAAGCTTTCCACTTTTTGACCACCAAAAACAGAACCTTTTTCAGCAATTTTTTTATCGATGTATTCAGAAGCTTTTTCAATAACTTCTAAACTATTTATATAACATTCGTAAGAGGTATCTCCCCAAGTAAACAGACCGTGGCTTCCTAATACGATACCTCTAATGCCTGGGTTTTCAGCTAAACATTTCTCTAATTGTAATCCTAAATCGAAACCAGGACGTTGCCATGGTACCCAGCCCATAGTATCTCCCCAAATCTCTTTGGTTACTTTTTCACTGTCTTTTGCAGCAGCAACAGCGATAAGTGCATCAGGGTGTAAGTGGTCAATATGCTTAAATGGGAGTAAACCATGCAAAGGGGTGTCGATAGACGGTGCTTTACTATCTAAATCATATATACAGTGGTTAAATAAACCTACCATACGGTCTTCATCTTCTAGACCTCCATAAACATTCTTTAAATCACGTAATCTGTTTGTGTAAAGTCCAGCAATTCCTGAACGCGTAAGGGTCCCGATATCTCCACCAGAGCCTTTCACCCACATTACTTCAACCTCTTCGTTGGTTAAAGGGTCTTTTTCTATGGTTTTACAACTTGTATTACCACCACCATAATTAGTTATTCTTAAATCTGCTCCTAAAATATTGGAACGATATAAAAATAAGGCTACTTGGTCGTCTCCTAAGCTTTCTGCTTTATCGTTATCCCAAAGATAATCTACGTATTTAAAGTTTTTTGTTGCTGTACTCATGTTATTTTTAAAAAGTTATTCTACAAATATATATTAAGGTTAAAACGATTCTATCCTGTACTGTACTGTAATTTTTACTTTCTGTAGTTTAATTGTTTTTTCTTTAAAATGCATGCGAGCAAAGTTACAAAAAATAGCAGTTTATGCTATGGTTAATCGTTTAAATAAATAAGTTTTTAGAAAATTAAAAAGGTGCTTCATATTGGTTTTGATAAGGGAAAAAAATTAAGTTGTAGGGAAACAGATGTTTGAGAGAAAAAGTTTCTGAATTTTAGCTATTGCAATTTTATAAGGTTGGGATATTTACTTGTATTTTAATAGATGGTTCCAATATAGCCTAAACTCAATTATTTTTTTGTTTTTTTTCCAATTTCCTGAAATATCTACGCGTTAAAAAATTATGTTTTAAGGCTTCCATGTTTTGGTTGAACTTATGGCTTCCATCATTAATGTTTTTCATGGTTTGCTCAAGGGTTTTTACAAAATCCTCATCTTTAAAAAGGTATTCTACTGCACCATTACCGTTTTTATAATTGGTTATTGTTTCGTTTAAATTGTTAATTACCGTTTTTATATCATTAGTTGAGGTTTCAAGATTGGTTAGCACAACGCTTACTTTTTGGGCTTCTATAGAATCGTTAAGTAATTTGCCTGCAACACTTTCGTTAAAATTGATGGAATCAATAATAGAATTCAAACTTTTCATAGCTTTATTGGCCTCAATGCTCATAATCCTCAATTGAATAACGGTTTGCTTAAGGTTGTGGGATACAATGGTGTCGTTTATAAGCATGCCAAAAGTGCCTTGGCTGTTAGACATGGCATCTGCTATTTTGAGTAATTTGGCTGTTAATAAAGCAGCATTTTCGTTGGTTACATTTAAGGTGCTTAGCATTTCCCCAGTTCCAATTTTGGTATAGGTTTCAATAATGTCGCCAGAAGAAATAGTTTCGGCATCACCTTTGCCCGGTATGATGTTTACGATCATGTTACCAACCAAACCATCGGTACTGATGGTTGCGATAGCATCCTTTTTTATATGTTCTACCATTTTTTCTTCAATGACCATATTAACACTAATGGTAGAATCGTTTAACATTGAAATATTTTTTACCGTACCGATGTTTATACCAGAGTACCGAACATTGTTACCTTGCATTAGGCCGTTAACGTTTCTGAAATTGGCACTAATTGAAAATGTTTTTGCAAACATGTTTTGACGATTGCCAATTAAATATATCGCAACTATAAATAGGGTTAGGCTTGCGACGACAAAAATGCCCAACCTAAGTTTGTGATTGCTTGTATTTTTCATAACGCTCATATTTATTTGAAGAATGCTTTTACTTTTTCGTCATTTGATGCCTTTAGGGTTACAAATGTACCTTCTGCGTAATTAATGCCATCAACGAGTAGAATGATACGCTCAGATACTACGCGTGCACAATCTACATCGTGCGTAATAATGAGCGAAGATGTTTTATACTGTTGTTGTATGCGCCGCATGAGTTCAATGATTTCTTTTGATGTTATGGGGTCTAATCCGCTTGTAGGTTCATCATATAAAATGATTTTAGGTTTTAAAATCAGAGTTCTTGCTAATGCCACACGTCTTTGCATGCCTCCGGATAATTCGGCAGGCATTAAATCTATAGTATTGGCTAATCCAACATTATCCAGAGCTTCAAGAACCAAAGGCGTTGTGTCGGTAATAGTTCCAAATTTGTGTTTATGCCGTCTTAAAGGAAATTCTAAATTTTCCCTGACGGTCATAGAATCATACAATGCACTGCCTTGAAACAGAAAGCCAATTTCTGTTCGTAGTTTATCCAGTTCTATTTGGTTTAAGGTATTGATATCTTTTCCCATAACATTTATTGAACCAGAGTCGGGCGCGATCAAGCCCACCATACATTTAATCATTACAGATTTGCCACAACCGGATTTTCCCATGATAACCAGGTTTTCACCTTCAAAAAGTTGAAGATTGAATCCGTTTAAAACATGATTGTTACCAAAAGACTTTTTTAAATCTTTGATTTCAAGAATAGGCTGCCTATTGTCCGCTTTTTTTGTTTCGTTCGATATGCCAAAAGGTGTTTTCATTTTTAATTCAAAAAAATAAGTCGGTAATAAATACGGCTATAAAATCGATGATAAATAGTAGCATAGATGAAAAAACTACGGCTGAGTTAGCCGCTAAGCCAACGCCTACCGTTCCTTTTTCGCAGTAATACCCTTTAAAGCATCCCACCAAACCAATTGCAAAACCGAAAAAAAAGGTTTTTATGGTAGCAGGAATAATATCACCAAATTCTAAGGCGTTAAAAACCTTGTTAAAATACAGCAGAAAAGACACATCGCCTTTTAGGTTTTCAATAATATATGAGCCATAAAGCGCTATGGCATCACCTAAAATCACTAAAACGGGAAGCATTAAAGTAGCAGCCAGTACTCTGGTAACGACAAGGAATTTAAACGGATTGGTACCTGAAACTTCCATGGCGTCAATTTGTTCTGTAACACGCATAGATCCTAATTCTGCCCCAATTCCAGAAGCGATGCGCCCCGCAAATGTTAAAGCTATAATTACTGGTCCAATTTCTCTAATAATGGAAATGCTAACCATAGAGGGCATCCACGATTCGGCTCCAAATTCTTCTAGCGTAGGTCTTGTTTGCAATGTAATTACCAACCCTATAATAAAGCCGGTTACACCAACGAGTAAAACAGACCGGTAACCTACATTATAACACTGTTTTAGTAATTCGTTAAACTCAAAAGGTTTGTTAAAAAGCTCTTTAAGAAACCGTCTTGTAAAATATGCTAGTTCGCCAATTTCAGAGAAAAAAGACTTTATTTTTAATGCGCTTAGCATGACATATTGTTATGAATTTAAAGTTATTACAGTGTTTGTTTATATAAAATGATTAAAATCATGTCTTTTTCGGTTTATTTCAAGCCGGGGCTATTGAAAACTGATAAAAGTCATTGTGCAAGCCTTATTTTGTTCCGATATTTAATAGAACTATAAATTTAAGCGTCATGAAAAACAAGGATATTCATTTTGTCGATAAGGTTATAGAGGCCCTTAAAAGATCGGCAACAGAACTTGAAGAGTTTCAGGTGCAAGCCGCTTTGGGAAAAGCAGAAGCTCAAGATAAATATGAGGAGGTTAAGAAAAAATTCAACCAATTTATTCACGATAGCGAGTTTAAGGTCAAGGATGTGAAAGCAAAAATTGAAGAATTACACACAAAATTTGACGAACTTCGCGTGCAATTAGCATTAGGAAAAGCAGAGACCAAAGAGGTTTTTAAAAAACAAAAAAAACAGTTGCTCTCAATATTACATGATATTGAAGTAAAGATAAAAACTAATGAAACTTTAAATAGAATGTATGCATTAACGCTAATTGAAATAGAACAATTTAAAATACAACTGGAGATTTTAGAACAAAAATTCAAGAAAGATAAGTCTGAAGCAAAATCGGCCTTTGAACGAGGAAAAAAGGATTTTAATTCGTTTATCGATAAGCTTAGAGGAAAATACGCCCCAAAAAAGGAGGAAACCCAACTGGAACATTTCCAAAATGAGATTTCAGAAGCTTTTGGCCACTTTAAAAAAGCATTTTCTAAACCTTGAGCGTATTCTTTATTTTATAACAATAACAGTTTGCGTTATAATTACAAATGAATATTTGCACCCGTCATTGCGAGGAGAAATGACGAAGTAACCTTTTGAACGGGACTTCTATCGAACAGATTACTTCGGTCGCTAACTAAAATCGTAATGACGTTTTTTTATGCAATTTTTTATTGATTTACTTATCTGTCAATCAGTAAAAATTAATAGTCATAATCACCTTTTTTGATGTTGTTCAACATTCCAAAAGCTAAAATTATCGCTATTAAAAAGCTTATTATACCCAATAATGAAATGCCTTTCCAAAGAGGACGTATTTGGAAAATAATAAACAACGAAGCTCCTATAACAAGAGCTCCCACAATGAACGCTGTAATTAATTGTTTTGTTATGCGTTGCAAGGTATGTACAACGGGGTCTATCCCTTTGTGGGTTATGTCAACCTTTATTTTTCCAGAATTAATTTTCCGGATGGCATTTTGTAAATCCTGGGGTAGGTCTTCGATATAATCGGTAAACTCTACAATAGAATTAATAACTTTTGTGCCTATTTTTATGGGATTGTATTTTTTAGTAGCACTCTTTTTTAGGTAAGGTTTTACAATATCGAACTGCTCTAATGTCGGGTCTAGCTTCTCGATAACACCCTCGATGGTTACCAAAGACCGGGCAAATAGGAAAAAATAAGTAGGCACCATTAAACCGTGTGCTATAATAATGTCTTTTAGTTCTAACAAAACGGTGCTCATTTCATTTTTATGGATATCCCGAACATAATATTTTTCAACAAACTCGTTGATGTCAAATTCCAAATCCCTTCTATTAACAATGGGGGCGTTGTTAGATAGCAATTGTAGCGCCTTAATTATTTTTTTTACGTCTTTATTGGTTATAGCTATAAATAATTTGCCAAATATGGTTATATCCCTAGGAA
This genomic stretch from Flavobacteriaceae bacterium GSB9 harbors:
- a CDS encoding sugar isomerase gives rise to the protein MKIEQNHIQDTNKEDLQSHQEQFDFLSNNLAKKGADIKGIINKLKDFQVAIPSWALGAGGTRFGRFSFYGEPSSLEQKIQDVGILHALTQTAGAVSLHIPWDIPEDYYAIKDIANGLDIKFDAVNSNTFQDQKNAKESYKFGSLSNTSEAVRQQAIQHNLDVINIGDKLGSKALTVWLADGSSFPGQNNFQTAFQNTQDSLIEIYKGLPDDWKMLVEYKPYEPNFYSTVIQDWGASLMLANGCGDKAYTLVDLGHHLPNSNIEQIVSILQLKGKLGGFHFNDSKYGDDDLTVGSIKPYALFLIFNELVYGMENNPNNPDLAWMIDASHNIKDPLEDLIQSLEAIQEAYAKALLIDQSELKAAQLDNDVVKCQEILQGAYRTDVRPLLAKARLESGGALSPINAYRSLEVRNQLTKERGKHTVATGL
- a CDS encoding bifunctional aldolase/short-chain dehydrogenase — encoded protein: MSTATKNFKYVDYLWDNDKAESLGDDQVALFLYRSNILGADLRITNYGGGNTSCKTIEKDPLTNEEVEVMWVKGSGGDIGTLTRSGIAGLYTNRLRDLKNVYGGLEDEDRMVGLFNHCIYDLDSKAPSIDTPLHGLLPFKHIDHLHPDALIAVAAAKDSEKVTKEIWGDTMGWVPWQRPGFDLGLQLEKCLAENPGIRGIVLGSHGLFTWGDTSYECYINSLEVIEKASEYIDKKIAEKGSVFGGQKVESLPKEERLEKAAQLMPLLRGLCSSENQMIGHFSDTDVVMEYINSNDLERLAPMGTSCPDHFLRTKIQPLVLTLDANEDLSDAEAVLKKLEPAFEQYRQEYADYYNTCKRDNSPAMRDPNPVIIIYPGVGMFSFAKNKQTTRVASEFYINAINVMRGAEAISAYTSLPRQEAFDIEYWLLEEAKLQRMPKEQPLSRKVALVTGAGGGIGKAIADKLAAEGANIVLTDINEDSLKEAHATYKRDVSTYVVCDVTNYESIVNAYKKACVEFGGIDIIVHSAGLAISKPIEETTQKDWDLLQDVLVKGQFELAKAGVEVMRKQNLGGNFISIASKNGLVSGPNNVGYGTAKAAQQHMSRLLAAELAKDKIRVNVVNPDGVIVGSKIWEGAWAEGRAKAYGITVEELPAHYAKRNLLNEIIYPEDIANGVFSLVGILDKSTGNIINVDGGMANAFVR
- a CDS encoding MlaD family protein, whose translation is MKNTSNHKLRLGIFVVASLTLFIVAIYLIGNRQNMFAKTFSISANFRNVNGLMQGNNVRYSGINIGTVKNISMLNDSTISVNMVIEEKMVEHIKKDAIATISTDGLVGNMIVNIIPGKGDAETISSGDIIETYTKIGTGEMLSTLNVTNENAALLTAKLLKIADAMSNSQGTFGMLINDTIVSHNLKQTVIQLRIMSIEANKAMKSLNSIIDSINFNESVAGKLLNDSIEAQKVSVVLTNLETSTNDIKTVINNLNETITNYKNGNGAVEYLFKDEDFVKTLEQTMKNINDGSHKFNQNMEALKHNFLTRRYFRKLEKKQKNN
- a CDS encoding ATP-binding cassette domain-containing protein — encoded protein: MKTPFGISNETKKADNRQPILEIKDLKKSFGNNHVLNGFNLQLFEGENLVIMGKSGCGKSVMIKCMVGLIAPDSGSINVMGKDINTLNQIELDKLRTEIGFLFQGSALYDSMTVRENLEFPLRRHKHKFGTITDTTPLVLEALDNVGLANTIDLMPAELSGGMQRRVALARTLILKPKIILYDEPTSGLDPITSKEIIELMRRIQQQYKTSSLIITHDVDCARVVSERIILLVDGINYAEGTFVTLKASNDEKVKAFFK
- a CDS encoding ABC transporter permease: MLSALKIKSFFSEIGELAYFTRRFLKELFNKPFEFNELLKQCYNVGYRSVLLVGVTGFIIGLVITLQTRPTLEEFGAESWMPSMVSISIIREIGPVIIALTFAGRIASGIGAELGSMRVTEQIDAMEVSGTNPFKFLVVTRVLAATLMLPVLVILGDAIALYGSYIIENLKGDVSFLLYFNKVFNALEFGDIIPATIKTFFFGFAIGLVGCFKGYYCEKGTVGVGLAANSAVVFSSMLLFIIDFIAVFITDLFF